The following nucleotide sequence is from Toxoplasma gondii ME49 chromosome IV, whole genome shotgun sequence.
TGCAGCCACTGTTTGTCGGAGAGGTGAGAGGGggggagcagagagagaagagaagaaaaaagaagaaaagagaagagaagcaaaggaagggaagtgcgacacacacacagtgCAGCCTTATAggcagacaggaaagaaaggtAAACAGCTCGCTGTAGCGCGTGAGAGATGGCGGAGGAACAAGGCTACAGCTGAAAGAAGtcgcagaagacgagcagaagaagaaccacaggaggagacgcagaacattctccccttcttcacattttgtcttttctctgagaAACTAACGTTCAACTGTTCtcagaggaaaggaaccACCCAGTCGTCCTCGAAAAATCACACACAGGCAGCAAAGAcgcttcttcagagacacTGTTGAGAAAGCGAACAAGGCAACGAAGGAAAACTGGAGACAACAGCCTCCGTGGTTTCACTTCTTTCCTTCGACCTTCTCGGATTATCTAAAGTACGGGCAGACACAGTCGCAAAAAAACGTCCCTATTGTCTCTCTGTGATCCGAAACTCCCGACACCCCCTCTCGCCAAAAgtcttcgtctgcgcttcttcgcgtccaggcttgtctccgtctcttctgtctctcttctcccccacTCGCTTTCGCCGatgccttccttcctccgaagcgcgcctcgctctctcgttcccctctccctctgtggCTGCAGCTGGGAAGTTCTTTAGCGCCTGACAAATCTGTGGTTTGGAGCGCCTGGAGACAAGCCCCCCGGGTCTGcgtcgactgcatgcgcggaagTTCCGACGAACGGAAGTCGTTTCGCGAAGTTcctcccgctcttctctACATCGACCTGCAGCGGCGCGTAGCACCTGCCTGCAGGAACAAGGCTCCACGGATGTCTGGACAGCGTTCCGAACTTGTGGGTCTCTGGAGCCCCAGGAAAACTCGCGAAGGTCGATCCAGCCGAAGGCGGTCCACCACCGCGACAGTCGACGGACGCCGGGGAAGAACCATTACCGTCTGCGTGGAGTGTATCGACACTCGGCTGGGCAAGGCGACAGCGAACGCGCGACGCCGCAGACGCGACGCGGCGCGAACAATCTGCTCGCGAGTGCTCCTTCTGCTTGTGTCCAGACTGTTTCGCagtccctgtctccgtcaGAAATCCACAGAAACGAGAGCACTGCGCTGCACAAGGCGAGAGGGAACGGAACGTGGAACAGACGTCCAACTCGTTCGCGTCCCCACGCGTAGGTACACCCGAGATCCCGGGGGCAGGCCGCCAGGCTCCAGGAGAAATGCGCGTCACGATCTCAGGCGCGGATCGAGAGACTGTGTCAGGTTTGAACGAAGCAGAACTGAAGGGTGCAGACTTCCAAGGGACAGGACTTGTTGAAGCCTGGAAGGAAGGACTGGAGGGAGGAACGAAGGCCTCTGGACTGAATGGCGAGAGAACTCTCGTCGAGCGTTGAGTTGCTTCCGGCATCGAGAGGGGCGCGTCCGCCTTCTGTTTCAAGTGTTGTACGAGGGCGTCGATTTCTCTGTCGAGTTCGCGAGagcgcctttcctctcttagcaacgctgcatgcgccgttgTCTGTCCTCGGTcttcgaagaaaagaacgccAGATGGAGGTACAACCTGCctgctttctccgtcttcttgaAACGTACCTCCCATTCGCGGGTGGGATgcaggacgcgagagagaaaacgcaagcGCTGCAGGCACCGGGTCGAACTTCCacgctctctcgcgctcttcgtCCAACCGCAAACTgcgctgaggaagaagaagacattgttcgagagagacggagtcTGGGGCAGGGCCCGCAAAGAGAGGCACGACCGGCTCGGAGAAAGtcggcgaagaaagacggcCTGGGTGCGTGGAATTCAGAGGAGAGGCCGTCGTCCCCACAGCGGGGAAGAGTCCGGCTGTTGTAGGCCTGCTGGTAGCTGCTCCACTCAAGAAGAAGCCTGTGTACGGGGAGGGCAGAAAGGGTGGAGAATCGTCCGCCCAATTCACTCTGTCTTCGCGTCCTTCCCCGGAGGTTTCAGAGCCGacagtctctgcagagaagcgctgTCCTCGCGTACTCGTCACCTCCTTCTTCGGTGCACTCGCGaccctctcctcgcctgcatGTCCAGTAGGCGTCTCCTCATGCTGCAGAGCGAaggccttctctgtctctgcgctgtctgaaatctctgttctctcccccCTCCAATCGGGAGTCGAGAGACTCGCGAAGTGCGCGTTCTGCGTCACGACGACGGACGGGgcctcgtcgtcgtcgctggaagaaaacaacttttcttgtctctccaaCAACTCCTCAGAAAGCCGAAGCAAGCCTTGGAGGCGAGCGACAGCCGCCGCGgcctcctctcgctgcgagaagaagtacacagaagggagaaaaatcGGAGAAGAGGTGAGCAGAAGCGCAGGCGACTTCGTCCGAGGAAGCACCCGTTCCAGTGGAAGCacggagagcgaagacgagactgtagcagagaaagcagagaaaatttgggagagaaaagaagagagaaaagaagagagaaaaggagagggagaagaaagagaagaacaaccCATTGTTTGCTTTGGTTGGAGGGCACTTTCGGTGGAACACAAGGAGGGGAcgcggaaaaagagacagtgCTGGATTCATGATGTTTTCGGAATTCTCAGACCGAATCAATGGGGGCAGGCTCACCATCTCTGACGGCAAAGGaaggttttcttctcgttcgcaaGGATGGCCGGCAGGCGAGACGACAGCAGCGGCGCGGGTCGCAGAGTCCTGCTtgtggagagacgcagaaacagaagacgacgaaaacATGCGGAGTCTCTGaaagcatgcagagagcaaCTTGATCCGTCGAAGCGCGAGGAGGTGGACGAAGGCATGGAGGGTGTGGCTTCTGAGGAAGACCCTGAGGGCAGGAACAATTGaaaaaatcgaaaaaaaaaacataAAAATACCGGAAAACGTAAAGGAATAGGATGAATGGAAAGTGAGAAGTGACGCTGTAGAGGAAACGTTTTCGGGGAAGAAAAATTCAAAAATACAGGAATAAACTAAACGACAAAAATACAAAAAAAGCTGGTGGAACGTGACCCGCGACGGGAGCTAGAAGCAAACCACAACAGCACCACTGATGGCGGTCAGACGAAGCTCAACATGAAGAAGTGCAGGaatcgaggaaagaaaaagaaaactcaGCTTTTCATCAATGCGAAACGAGGACGAAACGGTCGAtcaaaaaggaagaaaacgcctTGTGCGCAGACGACCCTAGGTTGAAGATGCATGAGGAAAACGCATTTCGCGTTGGCAAGGACCAAtcgcaggaggaagaagtggaaggccATGAGAAGGCTTCCAACAAGCGAGAAACCGATTTTGGTcagacaagaaaacgaacagcagcagcaactggaggaaaaaaagcgacaaacatgtcaaaagagaagaaggagagagaagaagcaagaggaagaaaagacaccCCAAGCAGAAATgcgaagcgagggaagacgagaggccagacaggaggagaaagacagagaagaaaataaactcaggaaagagaaaaagatgcaCCTCAGATCTCGGCCGCAAGCTGCCTCGCGCTGCATCTGTGTGAAGAAGAACTGCAGTCGCCGCCGTCTGCAAAGAAACCGATACGCAAAACCGAAAACCTTTCCACTACCAAAAGCCTttcaacgcatgcatgcaccgatGCGTATCTacacaatatatatatgtatatatatggataggTGTGTCATATTGCATACTCATCTATAGATGCATTTGGTCatttgcctctcttctcgcttcccaTGAGGTTATAGGAAATTGCCGGAACGAAAAGCACAGCAAACGGACCTCATTTCACATCcaaacacacatatacatacatacatacatacatacatacatacatacatacatatatatatatatatatatatatgtatgtaatTGGCTTtattatatgtatatatatatatatgcaggtTCGTTTGTGTGAATCTTCGCGTGAatgaacagagaagcgcgttGTTTCTTTTAATAGGAAGCACCTGATTTTttcgagaacgaagaggctCTTCAACTCGCGTTCTGCCGGACGCTCTTCCCCGTGGAGCGACAGACGCATCCACGCGATTCCTAGGATTCTACgcgaagtcgaggagagGCATGCGgccaggagagaggcgcctgctctctgagagaaagaaggaaaaaagagaaaaattGGTTCCACTTCGGGGCATCGTGGATATCTCAGCGTTCACAGGAAGCGGCATCGAGCTAGGATTCtggcgcagagaaaaaatTGTAAAAACGCTGAGGCAACAAGACCAGATAGAGCACGCGAGCGTCGTCGAAGGCGCAGCAGGGGGCGCATTTACAGtacgtttcctcttctcagAAACTGAAAACGAAATGTAGCAAAAATGGAAACTGCAAgcattatatatatatatatatatatatatatatgcatatatatacatgcatatatgcatatagatatgtatatgaatattTGCAGAGGAttatacatctatatatatatatatatacatatatatatatggatcgCATTCTGTATGTCGCTTCTGATGTAAACATTGCCTGAGGAGCCGTGACGATGAAGCTCGCAGCCTGGAATCGACGTCGAGCGACTTTGGAGTATCTGTCTGGCAGACTACGGGATAGTCAACGCTGGCGAGGGCTTGTGTACCTTTCGACAGAGCCGTTCCTTTGCGACACACTCCGAGCGGAGAAACGCTGAAAGTCCAAGTTCCTTcattcgtttttcctttgtttcaaCAATTCGCGCGACGCGGACGAGGGCGgtctctcggcttcgtccTCGGCGAAGCAGATTTTTCCAAATTGAAAAGGACGCGACTAGAGAGAACCGCTCCGCGTTCTTTACCAGTGCAGCGAGCACCAAGAAGCCACGGTGCTGCGGCACCCGCAAGGCCGTCATGCGCAGCGCCTCGCTGACCTGATTAAAAggcggagacaaagagacaagcAGCGAAGCGAGGGGTGCGAGGAGCCGAGaacgaaggggaggaagcgaggaagaaagtggacgaaaaaaatcaaaaaacgAAATTAAAGGGAGCAgtgagagatgaagaagatacaacagaagacaggaaatGAGAGACGAGAAATCAAAAACACtacggagaaagagagagagacggaggtgCAAGGGAtgggacagagacgagacagaagaatgAAAAACGAACGGAAATCGAAGGCCAGAGGAGAACCACGAGAACGATGAAAGAAGCCAAGTCGCTGCGCGTCTGCCATGAGTGAAGTTTCTCCTGCTGCACCGTTGAacgtcgagaaaaagagttcTTTCTACCTTTTCGTAAACCGTCACCACGGACTCTCCCGTTTCCTGTTTTACGTTCTCCACCATCACGTTCTCCGGCCTCTCTCCGTCATTTAGTTcacttctcccttcctcatCTTGTCCTTCGTCTCTACCTGAAGCAGCTCCCCTTTCTGCCTCTACTTTGccttcctgttttttctctctgctttcaccgggtttctccctctcgctttgctctttgtttctgtctcgttcgttGCCTCTTTGgaccttccttctttcttccctgccTGTCCTTCGTTCTGCTTTTCCCTTCGCTGCTTCCCACCTGCTGCATGTTTCTGCAGACAGCGTTgcgctcgtcttcttttgcgGCGAGGGCCCGCTGTTTGAGTGCGGAGAAAGCAGCAACgaggcgtctcttctcgattgaaaggagacacagttCGACCGCCTTCCCCTTGGCCTGGTCCGACTTGGTCGCGCGAGATCTCACGTAGTCGACGGAATGTTGCACAAGCCGTTGCCACCCTCGTGCGAGGCGTCGCCGTCGCAGACGCTCCGCGACGCGCCCCAGCAGCTTTTCTGCGTCGTTCTTCTCATTCTTTGCTCTCCAGAGCCTCTGAAAAGCCAGACGAAGATTTCGGCGTTGCAGTCTCCGCACAACATCCTCCAAATACGCTGCGccggcgcctctctgcttcgccttcgccgcctccaaTTTGGTCGCGACGTCGAGGTGAGTGAGCGCCCACAGCATGCGCCGATGGAAGGCTGCGGAGAGAATCAGCGCGAGCGACTTCCTGCGCCAGTGAGAAATTTGTCTCCCgaccgcctcctcctccttctcgatCACGGCCACAGCCACTGCGAGTCGACGACTGTGCAGGTTGCGTAAATGCGTCCTCTCGGCCTGCTGACTGAGGTCCCCGAAGAACGACcggagcttcttctccagcagcAGCTGAAGCCGCACTGCGCCTTCCCGCCGGGCCGCGGCCGTACACGCGCGCCGAGCGTCGGCGCGAATGCTCTGCTCGCTTTCTCGCCGCTGCTTCTGAAGAGAGTTCACCCGCAGCTGGAAGTAGAAGAATCGAAACTGCGCTCGTCGAGCCTCGCAGCATGCGAAGAACAGTCGCTGCGAAAGCAGAGTCAAAGCCGCACGGCGGATGTCTCGAGACACCTCCGCCAGCTGCGCCTGACACGGTGGACGATACAAGAAGTCCGGAACTGCAGGGCGTTGtctgaagcagaagaggaagggcaaagagtggaagaaacaaagcagagtgagaggagaacagagcgGGCGGAAGAGCGCTcccgaaaaagagagagaaacagcgagagaaagagagagagaaagaaaccgTGGGACACACAGAGTGAGAGGAGAGATAcaccgaaggagaagacgaacaaaCGACGTAGAAAAGAAAGTGAGGGAGAGGGAGGTagcgaagcgagggagaaaatggcgaaaaaggcagagagagagaagaagatgaagggggtgagaaaaagagaaacaatgCCGGAGAATTAAACCGgaagagggcagagacgaTCTGCATCAGAGACAGCTTCGCACAGAGCGAGGAGATCCGAACATGAaaccaagagagacagataccTGGCacaccgagagaaagaaggcaacaCAGCTGTTGGAGTGTACCTCCACTTGTGAGCGAGCAGGGAGAGGCGCTCGGCCCATTCGCGCatctcgttttcttgtctgAAGCGACATACGACCTCCTGGAGTTTCCCCCGTCCTCCCTGGGGGTTCTCGGTGTGCAGAATCTTGAGCCTCCACCCGcgtttcgtcgccttctttctctctcgctcgcggaGATTCTCGTCCAGAGGCGCGACAGACTTCACATCTGCAGACGCCAGAGGccaggagagacacgcagcCAGCCGGTGCGCGAAgccagagacgaaagagacgaaagagacggacgcgaggaacgcgaggaacgcgaggaagGCCGAGGGTCGggcaaacgagagaaagggggagatacagggaggagagaggagaaaggagaagagagagcaaagagaatatgggagaggaggcgagcgagagacgaagagacagagaacaagagacgagagagagggaaaaagcggagagaggcgacgatgGAAGAAGCGCCGGCGGAAGAATAGAGATATgcggaagggaagaaagggTACGCAGAATggggagacggaagaagaacagaagagaagcgagggaagagagtCGACGGAACaacgaggggagagaggagaagagaggagaacagggaaGCAACAGATGAAGctggacaagagagaaatgagagaaacggaagacgaagcacagaagaaaatgcCAAGCAAAACTGATTTTGATGTGGTGACTCACTTGACAGAGGGATCATGACTCTCACACAGAGCGGTCGAAGCGaggcacagaagagaaggaggctcTGGTGCACTAGCAGCGTCTCATCCACCCAGCGTCGTGGAAAAagacttctctgtctctggatCTCCGCCTGGAAAACAAGCACAAGAAACAAAGCAATGCTCAAAAGGGTggcggagagagactcgCCATCCTCTCCAGAGGGAGAGCGGCAAACTCATCAGAAACAGGGGAAATCGGGAGCTAAAGTCCTGACGATCAATGCTAAAGAAGGAGAAGTGGAAAC
It contains:
- a CDS encoding hypothetical protein (encoded by transcript TGME49_319900), encoding MEDSLCSADGSSALYSSSRYTHPDPGHFLPSSFVEPPAASMRLSSPGPPSAGAPPEVSVHLRNRETKDARDRLLVESGTTLRNAGPRNHTFSCDAESVLTRPSFPLSSAVRPSPRPSCCNSPSTDEEEENGDSMLFSLLYRARKASREHSIATQVSGQRFAEGHAAAVAYLSRPAPPATLNTGDAHASQKRSISSGAFFSHASLTEPVRTPRLDANAFSLPAKPARRSQSVWHGGRSFSRNGCPPSNSAVLLASPEASTSCSVQPNRHRETRCCDAVDERRMRGGTLSPDLSPRAASLSSTQVSSPSYSSPSSTSSSSSSFSPSFSSSVSSSSLRTSSSTSVARAEECGRVARRIRGAERREERAERDTDGVVESAGSSRRGEKWEKVHSVPPPSCVRRELRRREMSRDKEEESRKTFAEKTFADTNGWAQAAYLGGLTHEKTSRNSWTSADAESSDSRYAASRTHASSCSSSSSFSSPFPPLSSSSCRSSASSSSLSAGSASSAARPSRISAFPASSSIRSSPLSPNTAAKKTASEGVLPSSVGPVKEDEKRVVLRLGGGLVGLFRGDSSPGGLSSLSPSSFQSSSPQGGSPACRTSPSCVAPSPVSLCCSSHASTSGVSSLAHSQKKNHPATPQVSLASQRLPARAGSSSSSSSPSSPRSLDKDRSSSLSPFSLSPQPSSSSLSSLSSRPSSLATHSFLPSSPSLSSLETKEGRRLQSSLSSLCETSPVGCIPRDSGISAARPAFCGSPQASVCAAAARSAFCGSTARPRFACVSVHALEKPEDDDFQLVLPPSPAALRRAQEEEGDSSEEEDDRRSLLVEEERRQQSKRSSMRERLGIFRRSSRRGNPENDGPDGHTSSGVSITLDEGGDMRRVSAEKGDEREPRSLLRGVGSTAGRDEKSRFRNRGLESESCREQLPRRDSGEETGDASFVSFPTGEQKAPEAEGAHPSNPFSEDLQEGVREGPLFSQEVRVREETHADKGQRTPGGIRSALKRPERSDPKLDLDAARLRSISFGHVSGPLAADEEDRSLAHAASEQREEAGESRAAVLHRRSTVRWKDSLEEGAEERRSEEKEEESESRRSEEGEAAIAGAAAERAGDRRDVKPGEETSRVVAFRDRRKSSFFSAGRGPRSDDDVDEHHGDSQGSGVERGNEQRHSGGAPEVYIHPSKGGDGALGAIPSSPSYLFTQAATLHELLELPPAKYFNLTAEIQRQRSLFPRRWVDETLLVHQSLLLFCASLRPLCVRVMIPLSNVKSVAPLDENLRERERKKATKRGWRLKILHTENPQGGRGKLQEVVCRFRQENEMREWAERLSLLAHKWRQRPAVPDFLYRPPCQAQLAEVSRDIRRAALTLLSQRLFFACCEARRAQFRFFYFQLRVNSLQKQRRESEQSIRADARRACTAAARREGAVRLQLLLEKKLRSFFGDLSQQAERTHLRNLHSRRLAVAVAVIEKEEEAVGRQISHWRRKSLALILSAAFHRRMLWALTHLDVATKLEAAKAKQRGAGAAYLEDVVRRLQRRNLRLAFQRLWRAKNEKNDAEKLLGRVAERLRRRRLARGWQRLVQHSVDYVRSRATKSDQAKGKAVELCLLSIEKRRLVAAFSALKQRALAAKEDERNAVCRNMQQVSEALRMTALRVPQHRGFLVLAALVKNAERFSLVASFSIWKNLLRRGRSRETALVRVARIVETKEKRMKELGLSAFLRSECVAKERLCRKRAGASLLAACLSSTSRRILGIAWMRLSLHGEERPAERELKSLFVLEKIRRRRLQFFFTQMQREAACGRDLRVFLRSHTLHAFVHLLALRRIKLLSACFQRLRMFSSSSVSASLHKQDSATRAAAVVSPAGHPCEREENLPLPSEMREEAAAAVARLQGLLRLSEELLERQEKLFSSSDDDEAPSVVVTQNAHFASLSTPDWRGERTEISDSAETEKAFALQHEETPTGHAGEERVASAPKKEVTSTRGQRFSAETVGSETSGEGREDRVNWADDSPPFLPSPYTGFFLSGAATSRPTTAGLFPAVGTTASPLNSTHPGRLSSPTFSEPVVPLFAGPAPDSVSLEQCLLLPQRSLRLDEERERAWKFDPVPAALAFSLSRPASHPRMGGTFQEDGESRQVVPPSGVLFFEDRGQTTAHAALLREERRSRELDREIDALVQHLKQKADAPLSMPEATQRSTRVLSPFSPEAFVPPSSPSFQASTSPVPWKSAPFSSASFKPDTVSRSAPEIVTRISPGAWRPAPGISGVPTRGDANELDVCSTFRSLSPCAAQCSRFCGFLTETGTAKQSGHKQKEHSRADCSRRVASAASRVRCRLAQPSVDTLHADGNGSSPASVDCRGGGPPSAGSTFASFPGAPETHKFGTLSRHPWSLVPAGRCYAPLQVDVEKSGRNFAKRLPFVGTSAHAVDADPGGLSPGAPNHRFVRR